The bacterium genome segment GCGGCGCAGGGAGCGGCGCAGGGAGAGAGGGCAAGATGAACTTCATCAAACAATGCGGCTACTGCTTCCGCCTGATGGACGAGGATGGGAAATACCATCAACTCGGCCTGGACGGAACGATATCCTGTCTTCAGGTGGGCACGACCTCCCGGCAGGAAGTGCCCATCACCCACGGCATTTGCTCGGACTGCTTCCAGAAAAATATCGCCAAGCTGCACGAGCCGGAGAGAAAAAAAGAGCGGATCAGCGACGGGATGCTGGCCCGGCTCGATTCTTTCCTGCACGGCTCGTCCCGCTCCGCGTAGCTTTTCCTCATTTTTTCAGACCGGCACATCATTTCAGCGCCGATCCATCTACTCTCGGCCACCTCTCTTCTGACTGGAAATGGGTGGGCGGAACCCGGTAGACTGCCGGATGCGGAAAGAGAGCTGAAACCCGCTCCCCTTCGGGACAGGAGATGCGCGATGGCCGATGTGGATGACATCCGGGACGGAAAAGACTACGGGGTCGGAATCCCCCAGCGGAGCGAGCCGTTTTTCCTCAAGGGCTCCGGCGCCCTGGACTGGGGGATGCAGAACCGCCTCGCACGGATATTCAGCCCCAAGACCGGCCGCACGGTGATGCTCGCCTTCGACCACGGCTACTTCCAGGGCCCGACGACAGGCCTCGAGCGCGTGGATCTGAGCATCCTGCCGCTCGCCCCCTACGCCGATGTGCTCATGTGCACCCGCGGGATGCTCCGCAGCACCATCCCGGCCGCGACGGGAAAGCCGGTTGTTCTGCGCTGCAGCGCCGGGCAGAGCGTTCACACCGAACTCTCGAACGAACTCGTGAGCGTGGACATCGAAGACGCCATCCGCCTCAACGCGGCGGCCATGGCGGCCCAGGTCTACATCGGGGCGGAGCATGAGCACAAATCCATCGCCAACGTCGTCAAGCTCATCGACACCGGGACGCGCTACGGCATCCCGACCCTCGCCGTCACCGGCGTCGGCAAGGACATGCAGCGCGACGCGCGCTACTTCGGCCTCGCCACCCGGATCGCGGCCGAGATCGGCGCCCACTACGTCAAGACCTATTTCGTCGAAGAAGGATTCGAGCGGGTCACCGCCGGCTGCCCCATCCCCATCGTCATCGCGGGCGGAAAG includes the following:
- the lsrF gene encoding 3-hydroxy-5-phosphonooxypentane-2,4-dione thiolase, which codes for MADVDDIRDGKDYGVGIPQRSEPFFLKGSGALDWGMQNRLARIFSPKTGRTVMLAFDHGYFQGPTTGLERVDLSILPLAPYADVLMCTRGMLRSTIPAATGKPVVLRCSAGQSVHTELSNELVSVDIEDAIRLNAAAMAAQVYIGAEHEHKSIANVVKLIDTGTRYGIPTLAVTGVGKDMQRDARYFGLATRIAAEIGAHYVKTYFVEEGFERVTAGCPIPIVIAGGKKLPELDALAMAYKAVDQGAAGVDMGRNIFQSESPVAMIQAVRAVVHENERPDKAHDLFLTLKAELAGVRRNGAG